In Mytilus edulis chromosome 6, xbMytEdul2.2, whole genome shotgun sequence, the following proteins share a genomic window:
- the LOC139526176 gene encoding zinc finger BED domain-containing protein 4-like, with amino-acid sequence MIKSLKSSVEERLFQFVEDEAYILASFLDPRFKTRWCETEQIDQCLAVVKDKLSQVPTSSEPPCDQNSPPCKRAKNDDLFSFMPAPSVERKRNPSGISVSSEMDDYLSDNCIDMSKDPLLYWHSNCQRLPRLAKLAVQYLAIPATSAPVERLFSTAGKTFRPERCRLADGTFEKLMMVKCNGKMLK; translated from the coding sequence atgataaaatcattgAAATCTTCTGTTGAAGAAAGATTGTTTCAGTTTGTAGAGGATGAAGCATATATTCTTGCTAGCTTTTTAGACCCAAGATTTAAGACCAGATGGTGTGAAACTGAACAGATTGATCAGTGTTTAGCTGTTGTTAAGGACAAACTTAGTCAAGTCCCTACATCATCTGAGCCCCCTTGTGATCAAAATTCTCCCCCATGTAAGCGAGCAAAAAATGATGATCTTTTCAGTTTCATGCCAGCCCCATCAGTGGAAAGAAAAAGAAACCCTTCAGGGATTTCTGTAAGTTCAGAAATGGATGATTACTTGTCAGATAATTGTATTGATATGTCAAAAGACCCTCTTTTGTATTGGCATAGTAACTGTCAACGTTTACCACGTCTAGCTAAGTTAGCAGTGCAATATTTAGCTATTCCAGCCACATCTGCACCAGTTGAACGCTTATTTAGCACTGCTGGAAAAACATTTAGGCCGGAAAGGTGCAGACTGGCTGATGGAACATTTGAAAAGCTGATGATGGTCAAATGTAATGGGAAAATGCTTAAATAA
- the LOC139527060 gene encoding uncharacterized protein isoform X2, with amino-acid sequence MFCNPCSRRDVESKSTSWCSDCEEGLCSKCLEDHRVIKLTKSHHVVDMTEQISPEHYKLLSIPNCEIHEELRQDMVCKDHDLICCHQCFQSSHKSCKNVSHLDMAAKGIKQSDWLKQLGHDLKEMTKVSHKIIEERKVSKEELKNQVQKIKKEIANMKSKFIQHIDDLEKDLLSELATVDKDGEEESDKEKQELMNMEKEVQADHTALKFVTNNGSESQIYSFVQHQTKKQTEREMMLQKIPPSSKVQIELKEASHHIDDIKALGYLSVHHENIASHWEKKEVKKCSKIKRKGSTDTDYPNLILEKELCIDPKDFLQENERAEDITLNVMCVTIADDNEILVAGVIKPVHAVVNEDEEPGHNIHVQVLNKYDEDMNYMQSCCFNSSKPGYDSSVYALTCVPKLDRIVLLSVNHDGLKMVFIDKKTMKKIWCLKQRMYGCSEKFLLASNHKALFLFERKDYKSFCLSTFDVAGRRIQEVNLVSYFKSVIAQPDNTLLVVCDERVVVSQYDGTEIFSFFPEKLKAVTVDQGGNIFMLMADGIQVMHPKKDYIHMAFFKSDEKNADSQIIGFNSFNNDSTKLLLMTERCVEKHSGRHGRKNPSMGQKTVYCVKLFSETCTNE; translated from the coding sequence atgttttgtaatcCATGCAGCAGACGGGACGTGGAATCCAAATCTACAAGTTGGTGCAGTGATTGTGAAGAGGGTTTATGTAGTAAATGTTTAGAGGATCACAGAGTTATTAAACTTACTAAAAGCCATCATGTAGTGGACATGACAGAACAAATATCCCCTGAACATTATAAACTATTGTCCATACCTAACTGTGAAATTCATGAGGAGCTACGGCAAGATATGGTCTGCAAAGATCATGATTTGATCTGTTGTCATCAATGCTTCCAAAGTAGTCACAAGTCATGCAAAAATGTCTCTCATCTTGACATGGCAGCAAAGGGAATCAAGCAATCAGATTGGCTGAAACAATTAGGTcatgatttaaaagaaatgacAAAAGTAAGTCACAAAATTATTGAGGAGAGGAAAGTGTCAAAAGAAGAGTTGAAGAATCAAGTACAGAAAATAAAGAAGGAAATAGCCAATATGAAGTCTAAGTTTATTCAGCATATAGATGATTTAGAAAAAGATTTGTTGAGTGAACTTGCAACTGTGGATAAAGATGGAGAAGAAGAGTCAGATAAAGAGAAACAAGAGTTGATGAATATGGAGAAGGAAGTCCAAGCTGATCATACTGCCTTAAAGTTTGTAACCAACAATGGTTCTGAAAGTCAGATATACTCATTTGTTCAACATCAGACAAAGAAACAGACAGAAAGAGAAATGATGCTGCAGAAAATACCACCTAGTTCAAAAGTTCAAATAGAATTAAAGGAGGCTAGTCATCATATTGATGATATCAAGGCATTAGGATACCTGTCAGTTCATCATGAAAATATTGCAAGCCATTgggaaaaaaaagaagttaaaaagtGTTCAAAGATAAAGAGAAAGGGAAGCACAGACACTGATTATCCAAATCTTATTTTAGAAAAAGAGCTGTGTATTGATCCCAAAGATTTTCTTCAGGAAAACGAAAGAGCTGAGGACATTACCCTAAATGTTATGTGTGTCACTATTGCAGACGATAATGAAATATTGGTAGCAGGTGTGATCAAACCAGTACATGCAGTAGTAAATGAAGATGAGGAACCAGgtcataacatacatgtacaagtacTTAATAAATATGATGAAGACATGAATTATATGCAAAGCTGTTGTTTCAATTCCTCTAAACCTGGTTATGATAGCAGTGTGTATGCTTTAACGTGTGTACCAAAATTAGATCGCATTGTATTGTTAAGTGTCAATCATGATGGACTGAAAATGGTGTTTATAgacaaaaaaacaatgaaaaaaatatggtgCTTAAAACAACGTATGTATGGATGTTCTGAAAAATTTTTGCTAGCTTCAAATCACAaagcattatttttatttgaaagaaaagatTACAAAAGTTTTTGTTTATCAACATTTGATGTTGCTGGTCGTAGAATTCAAGAAGTCAACCTCGTTTCATATTTTAAGTCAGTAATTGCTCAACCTGATAACACATTACTGGTAGTATGTGACGAAAGAGTTGTTGTTTCACAGTATGATGGCACAGAAATATTTTCTTTCTTCCCAGAAAAACTGAAAGCTGTTACAGTTGATCAAGGTGGAAACATCTTTATGCTTATGGCTGATGGTATACAAGTGATGCATCCAAAAAAGGACTATATACATATGGCATTTTTTAAATCTGATGAAAAAAATGCTGATAGTCAAATCATTGGATTTAACAGCTTCAACAATGATAGTACCAAATTACTTTTAATGACAGAACGATGTGTAGAGAAACATTCAGGACGTCATGGTAGAAAAAATCCCTCAATGGGTCAAAAGACAGTATACTGTGTAAAACTATTTTCTGAGACATGTACAAATGAATGA